In the Kitasatospora terrestris genome, one interval contains:
- a CDS encoding SCO6745 family protein, whose amino-acid sequence MPFDRALPRRAWHHLEPAHAVLYFAPEAFAEAARLGYDVEDRWPSYFAWRAAPLGAVGAELTAAAFYSFSPAAVARHVPAAWAVAEPAAVLDARLRAVDATYRALFGEPAGMPDLAELVGLARRAADAAAADSAGRPLTAANAALGPAEEPHLDLWQALTVLREHRGDGHLAALMAAGLDPCESLVSFAAIGAAPAANFAGRGWTGQEWAAATERLAARGWVDADGAATERGRAGRNEVERLTDQLAAAPWRALGTAGTERFMELMVPLFLAVIRSGLLPAQSTLGVTTVPAPTW is encoded by the coding sequence GTGCCCTTCGACCGCGCCCTGCCCCGCCGCGCCTGGCACCACCTGGAGCCCGCCCACGCGGTGCTGTACTTCGCTCCGGAGGCGTTCGCCGAGGCGGCCCGGCTCGGGTACGACGTCGAGGACCGCTGGCCGAGCTACTTCGCCTGGCGCGCCGCCCCGCTGGGCGCCGTCGGCGCGGAGCTCACCGCCGCCGCCTTCTACAGCTTCAGCCCGGCCGCGGTCGCCCGCCACGTCCCCGCCGCCTGGGCCGTGGCCGAGCCGGCGGCCGTCCTGGACGCCCGCCTGCGGGCCGTGGACGCCACCTACCGGGCCCTGTTCGGCGAACCGGCCGGGATGCCCGACCTCGCCGAACTGGTCGGCCTGGCGCGGCGCGCCGCCGACGCCGCGGCCGCCGACAGCGCCGGGCGGCCGCTCACCGCCGCCAACGCGGCGCTGGGCCCGGCCGAGGAGCCGCACCTCGACCTCTGGCAGGCCCTCACCGTCCTGCGCGAGCACCGGGGCGACGGACACCTGGCCGCGCTGATGGCCGCCGGGCTCGACCCGTGCGAATCCCTGGTCTCCTTCGCGGCCATCGGGGCCGCACCGGCCGCCAACTTCGCCGGCCGCGGCTGGACCGGGCAGGAGTGGGCCGCCGCGACCGAGCGGCTGGCGGCCCGCGGCTGGGTGGACGCGGACGGCGCCGCCACCGAGCGGGGCCGGGCCGGGCGCAACGAGGTGGAGCGGCTCACCGACCAGCTCGCCGCCGCACCCTGGCGGGCCCTCGGCACCGCGGGCACCGAACGCTTCATGGAGTTGATGGTCCCGCTGTTCCTGGCCGTCATCCGGTCCGGCCTGCTGCCCGCGCAGAGCACCCTGGGGGTCACCACCGTTCCCGCACCGACCTGGTAG
- a CDS encoding nitroreductase family protein yields the protein MVDSASATAHPTVPLRPMTVPAQQAADRCRTFHDVMAQRRTVRDYATDPIPDGVLEWAVRTAATAPSGAHVQPWRFVVVTDPERKRRLREAAEAEEREFYGRRASEEWLAALAPIGTDWHKPFLEDAPAVIVVFEVHKGPDTPRPYYVKESVGIAVGLLLASLHQAGLATLTHTPSPMRFLNEVCERPAEERAAYVIPVGYPAPGARVPDLLRKPLEDVLVRL from the coding sequence ATGGTTGACAGTGCATCGGCGACGGCCCATCCGACCGTCCCGCTCCGGCCCATGACGGTGCCCGCCCAACAGGCGGCGGACCGCTGCCGTACCTTCCACGACGTGATGGCCCAGCGCCGGACCGTCCGCGACTACGCCACCGATCCGATCCCGGACGGGGTGCTGGAGTGGGCGGTCCGGACCGCCGCCACCGCGCCCAGCGGGGCGCACGTCCAGCCCTGGCGGTTCGTGGTGGTCACCGACCCCGAGCGCAAGCGGAGGCTGCGCGAGGCGGCCGAGGCCGAGGAGCGCGAGTTCTACGGCCGCCGGGCGTCCGAGGAGTGGCTGGCCGCGCTCGCCCCGATCGGCACCGACTGGCACAAGCCGTTCCTGGAGGACGCGCCCGCGGTCATCGTGGTCTTCGAGGTGCACAAGGGCCCCGACACGCCCCGGCCGTACTACGTCAAGGAGTCCGTCGGCATCGCGGTCGGGCTGCTGCTGGCCTCCCTCCACCAGGCCGGACTGGCCACCCTCACCCACACGCCCAGCCCGATGCGCTTCCTCAACGAGGTGTGCGAGCGCCCGGCCGAGGAGCGCGCCGCCTACGTCATCCCGGTCGGCTACCCCGCGCCCGGCGCGCGGGTGCCGGACCTGCTGCGCAAACCGCTGGAGGACGTCCTGGTCCGGCTCTGA
- a CDS encoding GNAT family N-acetyltransferase — MSHSPDAPDSTPRPVTTGRPPELLPLFDGYRLRRRRRSDAAGLNATVTTNLEHLRPWMPWAGRAPEMAQSVEMAAAGERIWDEGTDFMYVVDTAADPAAVLGAFGLHGRIGAGALELGYWVDAAHTGRGIATGAARALTEAALALPGIVRVEIHCDEANTASAGVPRRLGYRFDRVEEVPISAPSETGRRQIWIRER; from the coding sequence ATGAGCCACTCCCCGGACGCCCCTGACAGCACGCCCCGACCGGTCACCACCGGCCGCCCGCCCGAGTTGCTGCCGCTCTTCGACGGCTACCGGCTGCGCCGCCGCCGGCGCTCCGACGCGGCCGGCCTGAACGCCACCGTCACCACCAACCTGGAGCACCTGCGCCCCTGGATGCCCTGGGCCGGCCGGGCCCCCGAGATGGCGCAGAGCGTGGAGATGGCCGCCGCCGGCGAGCGGATCTGGGACGAGGGCACCGACTTCATGTACGTGGTCGACACCGCCGCCGACCCCGCCGCGGTGCTCGGCGCGTTCGGCCTGCACGGCCGGATCGGCGCGGGCGCGCTGGAGCTCGGCTACTGGGTGGACGCCGCGCACACCGGGCGCGGCATCGCCACCGGCGCGGCCCGGGCGCTCACCGAGGCCGCGCTCGCGCTGCCCGGGATCGTGCGGGTGGAGATCCACTGCGACGAGGCGAACACCGCGAGCGCCGGCGTCCCGCGCCGGCTCGGCTACCGCTTCGACCGGGTCGAGGAGGTCCCGATCAGCGCCCCGTCCGAGACCGGCCGCCGGCAGATCTGGATCCGCGAGCGCTGA
- a CDS encoding aldo/keto reductase: MRTTTLGSGGPEVGVVGLGCMGMTWAYDPNGRDDSTSVEVIRAALDLGSTLIDTADIYGPYDNEELVGKALAGEFRERAVLATKVGLVPGTGGARIGNDGRPEHVRRSIDDSLRRLGTDHVDLYQLHRVDPAVPIEETWGALAEAVRAGKALRIGLSEVTVEQIERARAVHPVASVQSELSLWTRDALDEVLPYTEEHGIAFLPFSPLGRGFLTGRFASAEDIPADDWRSNLPRFQADALAANLALVEKVKEIAARHGATPAQVALAWVLAQGRYVVPIPGTKTPKYLADNAGSADVRLTAADLAELDALPPAVGSRY, encoded by the coding sequence ATGCGTACCACCACACTGGGCAGCGGCGGACCCGAGGTCGGCGTGGTCGGGCTCGGCTGCATGGGGATGACCTGGGCGTACGACCCCAACGGCCGGGACGACTCGACCTCGGTGGAGGTGATCCGGGCCGCGCTCGACCTGGGGTCCACGCTGATCGACACGGCCGACATCTACGGCCCGTACGACAACGAGGAGTTGGTCGGCAAGGCGCTGGCCGGCGAGTTCCGCGAGCGGGCGGTGCTGGCCACCAAGGTCGGCCTGGTGCCGGGCACCGGCGGGGCGCGGATCGGCAACGACGGCCGGCCGGAGCACGTGCGGCGCTCGATCGACGACAGCCTGCGCCGCCTGGGCACCGACCACGTCGACCTGTACCAGCTGCACCGGGTCGACCCGGCGGTGCCGATCGAGGAGACCTGGGGCGCGCTGGCGGAGGCGGTGCGGGCGGGGAAGGCGTTGCGGATCGGCCTGTCCGAGGTGACGGTGGAGCAGATCGAGCGGGCCCGGGCGGTGCACCCGGTGGCCTCGGTGCAGTCCGAGCTGTCGCTGTGGACCCGCGACGCGCTGGACGAGGTGCTGCCGTACACCGAGGAGCACGGCATCGCCTTCCTGCCGTTCTCCCCGCTCGGCCGGGGGTTCCTGACCGGCCGGTTCGCCTCGGCCGAGGACATTCCGGCGGACGACTGGCGCTCCAACCTGCCGCGCTTCCAGGCGGACGCGCTGGCGGCCAACCTGGCGCTGGTGGAGAAGGTGAAGGAGATCGCCGCCCGGCACGGGGCGACGCCCGCGCAGGTGGCGCTGGCCTGGGTGCTGGCCCAGGGCCGGTACGTGGTGCCGATCCCGGGCACCAAGACGCCCAAGTACCTCGCGGACAACGCGGGTTCGGCCGACGTGCGGCTCACCGCGGCCGACCTGGCGGAGCTGGACGCGCTGCCCCCGGCGGTCGGCTCCCGCTACTGA
- a CDS encoding carbohydrate binding domain-containing protein: MPRELHRHAARRRSVLVPALCAAALAAGGLAGLGATADAAATNLLADPGLESGALGAWSCAGGTGTVVNSPVHGGSYALRGAVSASGTAQCSQTVAVRPNTTYSLSAWVQGQYVYLGATGSGVTDPATWTPGGSSWQQLSTSFTTGAATTSVTVYLHGWYGQGAYTADDIVLSGPGGTPTGPPPSSSSPSPSASASASASASASPSSTATAPPPNVAVPVAPYVDLGSWPTPVLTDLAAAGNLKSFTLAFVTSTGCRATWFNAYNPRSGWGKDQIDALRAAGGDVKVSFGGASGTELAQACSTVDSLFAEYDAVVKAYDLRYVDFDIEGAAVPDTAANDRRSAALAKLQQAHPGLKVSLTLPVLPEGLTAEGVSVVRSARDKGVDLDLVNVMAMDYNRPATDYGDDAVQAAQSTHDQIKALYPARTDAQLWAMTGVTPMLGENDDHGVYNQADAQQLVAFAKQKHLGVLAFWEMTRDRNACTGGPLYKCTNVAQSPYEFSKIFAQYSG; this comes from the coding sequence ATGCCACGCGAGCTCCACCGCCACGCCGCCCGGCGGCGTTCCGTCCTCGTGCCCGCGCTCTGCGCCGCCGCACTCGCCGCCGGCGGCCTGGCCGGCCTCGGCGCCACCGCCGACGCCGCCGCGACCAACCTGCTCGCCGACCCCGGCCTGGAGTCCGGCGCGCTCGGCGCCTGGAGCTGCGCCGGCGGCACCGGCACGGTCGTCAACTCGCCCGTGCACGGCGGCTCGTACGCGCTGCGCGGGGCGGTCTCCGCGTCCGGTACCGCCCAGTGCAGCCAGACCGTCGCCGTCCGGCCGAACACCACCTACTCGCTGAGCGCCTGGGTGCAGGGCCAGTACGTGTACCTCGGCGCGACCGGCAGCGGCGTCACCGACCCCGCCACCTGGACGCCCGGCGGCAGCTCCTGGCAGCAGCTGTCCACCAGCTTCACCACCGGCGCGGCCACCACCAGCGTCACCGTCTACCTGCACGGCTGGTACGGGCAGGGCGCGTACACCGCCGACGACATCGTGCTCTCCGGCCCCGGCGGAACGCCCACCGGCCCGCCGCCGAGCAGCTCCTCGCCGTCCCCGTCCGCCTCGGCCTCGGCGTCCGCCTCCGCCTCCGCGTCGCCGTCGTCCACCGCCACCGCTCCCCCGCCGAACGTCGCCGTCCCGGTCGCCCCCTACGTGGACCTGGGCTCCTGGCCGACCCCGGTGCTGACCGACCTCGCGGCGGCGGGCAACCTGAAGTCCTTCACGCTGGCGTTCGTCACCTCCACCGGCTGCAGGGCCACCTGGTTCAACGCCTACAACCCGCGCAGCGGCTGGGGCAAGGACCAGATCGACGCCCTGCGCGCGGCCGGCGGCGACGTCAAGGTCTCCTTCGGCGGCGCCTCCGGCACCGAACTCGCCCAGGCCTGCTCGACGGTGGACTCGCTGTTCGCCGAGTACGACGCGGTGGTGAAGGCGTACGACCTGAGGTACGTCGACTTCGACATCGAGGGCGCCGCGGTCCCCGACACCGCCGCCAACGACCGCCGTTCGGCGGCGCTCGCCAAGCTGCAGCAGGCCCACCCCGGCCTGAAGGTGTCGCTCACCCTGCCGGTGCTGCCGGAGGGCCTGACCGCCGAGGGGGTCTCCGTGGTCCGCTCCGCCCGCGACAAGGGCGTGGACCTGGACCTGGTCAACGTGATGGCGATGGACTACAACCGGCCCGCCACCGACTACGGCGACGACGCCGTGCAGGCCGCCCAGTCCACCCACGACCAGATCAAGGCGCTCTACCCCGCCAGGACCGACGCCCAGCTGTGGGCGATGACCGGCGTGACCCCGATGCTCGGCGAGAACGACGACCACGGCGTCTACAACCAGGCCGACGCCCAGCAGCTGGTGGCCTTCGCCAAGCAGAAGCACCTGGGCGTGCTGGCGTTCTGGGAGATGACCCGCGACCGCAACGCCTGCACCGGCGGCCCGCTCTACAAGTGCACCAACGTCGCGCAGAGCCCGTACGAGTTCTCGAAGATCTTCGCGCAGTACTCGGGCTGA